The Peribacillus sp. FSL P2-0133 genome has a segment encoding these proteins:
- a CDS encoding MBL fold metallo-hydrolase: protein MLEINTINDVVCVNGTPGGNKSGMSVYVFLTDGLLIDTGAQILLEELIPFYETADFDSVALTHYHEDHTGGAAWIQEHKKVPLFIHPMSVEVCAKDAVYPEYRKNFWGKRDAFKAEPVGRAIHSRTQTWEPIFTPGHAKDHMVYLNHNSGMLFSGDLFVTPKTKLVLREESVPVIIDSIKRLLQYDFGEVFCCHAGHVPDGKDMFRKKLDYLENLQGEILRLHSQGLTVHEIQQVVLPNRYPLIEISGHEWDSEHIVTSILKENILIARDNGNI from the coding sequence ATGTTAGAGATTAACACGATAAATGATGTGGTTTGTGTGAACGGGACTCCTGGCGGGAACAAATCGGGGATGAGTGTTTATGTCTTTTTAACGGATGGTCTATTGATAGATACTGGCGCACAGATTTTATTGGAAGAGCTTATTCCATTCTATGAGACCGCAGACTTCGACTCAGTGGCCCTGACTCACTATCATGAAGACCATACCGGGGGCGCTGCATGGATACAGGAACATAAAAAGGTCCCGCTTTTCATTCATCCGATGTCGGTTGAGGTTTGTGCAAAGGATGCTGTATATCCTGAATATCGTAAAAATTTCTGGGGAAAGAGAGACGCCTTTAAAGCTGAGCCGGTAGGGAGGGCCATTCATTCCCGCACCCAAACGTGGGAGCCGATTTTTACCCCTGGTCATGCAAAGGACCATATGGTGTATTTGAATCACAATAGTGGCATGCTCTTTTCAGGAGACCTTTTCGTAACACCAAAAACAAAGCTTGTCTTACGGGAAGAGTCTGTCCCGGTCATCATCGATTCCATTAAAAGATTACTTCAATATGACTTTGGGGAAGTGTTTTGCTGCCATGCTGGGCATGTCCCTGATGGGAAGGACATGTTTCGAAAAAAGCTGGATTATTTGGAAAACCTCCAAGGTGAAATTTTACGCTTGCATTCTCAAGGGCTGACCGTTCATGAAATCCAGCAGGTCGTTTTACCGAATCGCTATCCCCTTATCGAGATATCTGGGCATGAATGGGATTCAGAGCATATCGTTACATCGATATTAAAAGAAAATATTTTGATTGCCAGGGATAATGGAAATATTTGA
- a CDS encoding YheC/YheD family protein, which translates to MEKFYQEMKSYCNQQGIPFYLVKLQSLQDGVVEGYLPGQNGWQTFPLPIPDVIYNRIHSRKLEESHSFNLFKTELGERSIPMFNGRFLSKHHVHELLILEDELLPNLPETILFNEKESFLTFIDRHSVIYFKPSAGSQGRNICRLTQVAGKWKIEQSGHLQNVHFADTDEKLYETLKRLSRKRSFILQKGISLFEIDQRKVDFRILLHRNDQLEWKVSSMVARIGDPGTIVSNLAQGGLMKNGPDFLKEAFDLQGASRIYQKLVRLSKNTAQALDENHDDSFGELGIDLALDTDTHPWIIEVNSKPSKKFQGNYETFRPSVKSIIDFMLALNRENHP; encoded by the coding sequence ATGGAAAAATTTTATCAGGAAATGAAATCATATTGTAATCAGCAGGGCATCCCCTTCTATTTAGTAAAACTGCAGTCTCTTCAAGATGGGGTTGTGGAAGGCTATCTGCCTGGACAAAATGGCTGGCAAACCTTTCCCCTCCCCATTCCTGATGTAATTTATAACCGGATACATTCGCGCAAACTTGAGGAATCGCATTCTTTCAACCTGTTTAAAACTGAACTGGGGGAACGGTCGATACCGATGTTCAATGGAAGGTTCCTCTCCAAACATCATGTACATGAGCTGCTAATCTTAGAAGATGAGCTGTTGCCAAATTTGCCAGAGACGATCCTTTTTAACGAAAAGGAATCTTTCTTGACTTTTATAGATAGGCATTCGGTAATCTACTTTAAACCTTCAGCAGGCAGCCAAGGCAGGAATATTTGCAGATTAACGCAAGTAGCTGGAAAATGGAAAATCGAGCAATCTGGACATCTCCAGAATGTACATTTTGCTGATACGGATGAAAAGTTGTATGAAACGTTAAAAAGATTGTCCAGAAAACGATCCTTCATTCTTCAAAAAGGGATTTCCCTATTCGAAATCGATCAGAGAAAAGTTGATTTCCGCATACTTCTTCACCGGAACGATCAGCTTGAATGGAAAGTTTCATCAATGGTTGCCCGGATTGGGGACCCTGGTACAATCGTTTCCAATCTTGCACAAGGCGGATTGATGAAAAATGGGCCGGATTTTCTAAAGGAGGCATTTGACCTTCAGGGCGCCAGCCGCATATATCAAAAGCTCGTACGGCTGTCTAAAAATACTGCCCAGGCCTTGGACGAAAACCATGACGATTCATTCGGTGAGCTAGGGATCGATTTAGCACTGGATACCGATACACATCCATGGATCATCGAAGTGAATTCAAAACCTTCGAAAAAATTTCAAGGCAACTATGAAACCTTTCGTCCATCAGTAAAATCCATCATAGATTTCATGCTTGCCCTTAACCGCGAAAACCATCCATAA
- a CDS encoding YheC/YheD family protein — protein sequence MRKTYPAEIAAIPGNVLYYPSELGDLAEIELIYFGRHSCPAIVKQNPAVNQSIVLSESLAESLIFDHTDIPLHLFIYGKSIHIGPLVGIFSSGFTGLSNKPLGERSEFFAKLLSLSRTTGCIPFVFGENVINWDEETIKGYVFDNDYWHIDEFPFPNVIYDRLPNRLTENRDGPKEVKQKFQKKYTIPWYNPGFFNKWDVNERLCADEQALPYLPETYPFQSMSVVETLLSHYRQVYIKPIHGSLGLGIHQILYDKHEDVYYCRYTNEAKENKLQKFPTLESIVKHIFHDRPLENLIVQQGIPLIRFEKRPVDFRVHTNKDSNGKWQVTAIAAKIAGAGSVTTHIKSGGVIKTVAELFGDDDEAKEVERKLSEAALILSDSIEKNLDGIIAEIGFDFGLDKKGQVWMFEANSKPGRSIFAHPKLKDFELLTRKLSLDYAIYLTEQTITKSISVPR from the coding sequence GTGAGAAAGACTTATCCTGCCGAAATTGCCGCTATCCCTGGCAATGTTCTCTACTACCCTTCAGAGCTTGGAGATTTGGCAGAGATTGAATTAATTTATTTCGGACGGCATTCATGTCCTGCCATCGTCAAACAAAACCCAGCCGTCAATCAGTCAATCGTCCTATCGGAAAGTCTTGCGGAATCCCTAATATTCGATCATACCGATATTCCCCTTCATTTATTCATTTACGGCAAGAGCATCCATATCGGACCGCTTGTCGGAATATTTTCCTCAGGCTTCACTGGCCTTTCAAACAAACCATTAGGGGAGAGATCGGAATTTTTCGCAAAGCTACTTTCGCTTAGCAGGACAACAGGCTGTATCCCCTTTGTTTTCGGAGAGAATGTAATCAATTGGGATGAGGAGACAATCAAAGGCTATGTGTTTGATAACGATTACTGGCATATTGATGAATTTCCTTTTCCTAATGTCATCTATGACCGTCTCCCAAATCGGTTGACGGAAAACCGCGATGGACCTAAAGAAGTGAAACAAAAATTCCAAAAAAAATATACCATACCATGGTATAATCCTGGATTTTTCAATAAATGGGATGTAAATGAAAGGCTATGCGCAGATGAGCAGGCACTGCCTTATTTGCCGGAAACGTATCCATTTCAATCCATGTCCGTGGTGGAAACCCTTCTTTCCCATTACCGGCAAGTTTATATAAAGCCCATTCACGGCAGCCTCGGTCTAGGGATTCACCAAATTCTTTATGATAAGCATGAGGATGTTTACTATTGTCGCTATACAAATGAAGCAAAAGAAAATAAACTGCAAAAATTCCCCACATTGGAATCCATCGTTAAACATATTTTTCACGACCGACCGCTTGAGAATCTTATCGTGCAGCAGGGCATCCCATTAATTCGATTTGAAAAACGTCCAGTGGATTTCCGGGTCCATACGAACAAGGACAGTAATGGAAAATGGCAGGTAACCGCGATCGCCGCAAAAATCGCCGGCGCCGGCAGCGTCACGACCCATATTAAAAGCGGGGGTGTCATCAAAACGGTTGCCGAACTGTTTGGAGATGACGATGAGGCGAAAGAAGTCGAACGAAAGCTATCGGAAGCCGCGCTGATTTTAAGTGACAGTATAGAAAAGAACTTGGACGGCATCATTGCAGAAATAGGATTTGATTTTGGATTGGATAAAAAAGGGCAGGTTTGGATGTTTGAAGCCAATTCCAAACCTGGACGTTCCATATTCGCCCATCCAAAACTCAAGGATTTCGAATTGCTGACCAGAAAGCTAAGCCTTGATTATGCCATTTATCTTACGGAACAAACGATTACGAAATCAATCAGTGTGCCGCGATGA
- a CDS encoding diadenosine tetraphosphate hydrolase, with the protein MREITLFNGKMVEVECLSCALTSGEVEAEGGVIVESEYFHAHQDVAYPIEGLVILASKRHIMCFDELNEREKVDYINLLTRIRKAQREVLGVKHVYYFYNEDTSHHFHTWMVPRYGWMYEFGRSVESVRPVLLHARNSLNDVENLKTVMDGIEALKKELNR; encoded by the coding sequence ATGAGGGAAATTACTTTATTTAATGGAAAAATGGTGGAAGTTGAATGTTTAAGCTGTGCTTTGACAAGTGGGGAAGTAGAAGCAGAGGGTGGTGTAATAGTCGAATCTGAATATTTTCATGCTCACCAAGACGTTGCATACCCCATTGAAGGTTTAGTGATATTAGCATCTAAACGCCATATTATGTGCTTTGATGAATTAAATGAACGAGAAAAGGTTGATTACATAAACTTATTAACCAGGATTAGAAAAGCTCAAAGGGAAGTATTGGGGGTAAAACACGTTTATTATTTTTACAATGAGGATACTTCCCACCATTTTCATACTTGGATGGTCCCTCGATATGGATGGATGTACGAGTTTGGACGTTCGGTGGAATCAGTTAGACCGGTTTTGCTGCATGCAAGAAACAGCTTGAATGATGTTGAAAATTTAAAAACTGTAATGGATGGAATCGAGGCATTAAAAAAAGAATTAAACCGATAA
- a CDS encoding YheE family protein, producing the protein MITHFQWAPLHKNLPGWRISFYFNKQAVQALYHKDGSIEWTANPPSETDETKLKSMIHDLMIFHVYE; encoded by the coding sequence ATGATCACTCATTTTCAATGGGCACCATTGCATAAGAATCTGCCAGGATGGAGAATTTCCTTTTATTTCAACAAGCAGGCAGTCCAAGCCTTGTATCATAAAGATGGATCCATCGAGTGGACAGCCAACCCGCCTTCCGAAACAGATGAAACCAAACTCAAAAGCATGATACATGATTTAATGATCTTCCATGTATATGAATGA
- a CDS encoding DinB family protein: protein MNYVKNQLTVMRSNLLKEIEGINPEFMDVQPEGFNNTIHWHLGHVLTAAENFLLKSNSELPANYSQLFGYGSKPADWNGDVPTVELLKQQLHEQLDRLLEIPEERLTEKTAQPFNGMETVGEFINFVVLHETNHIGQIHAMKLFIQSNN from the coding sequence ATGAATTATGTAAAAAATCAGCTAACGGTCATGCGCAGTAATCTTTTAAAAGAAATCGAGGGAATCAATCCAGAGTTTATGGATGTACAGCCTGAAGGTTTTAATAATACAATCCATTGGCACCTTGGACATGTCCTTACTGCAGCCGAAAATTTTTTATTGAAATCCAACAGTGAATTGCCAGCGAATTACAGCCAACTATTCGGATATGGTTCAAAACCAGCGGACTGGAACGGGGACGTACCTACCGTTGAATTATTAAAGCAACAGCTGCATGAGCAACTTGATCGACTTCTTGAAATTCCGGAAGAACGATTGACAGAAAAGACAGCACAGCCTTTCAACGGAATGGAAACAGTGGGGGAATTCATTAATTTTGTAGTGCTCCACGAAACCAATCATATTGGACAAATTCACGCAATGAAACTCTTTATACAATCCAATAACTGA
- a CDS encoding dimethylarginine dimethylaminohydrolase family protein, with the protein MVNKINEELEAYCASEYSKLSRVIVCEPRYMEIREIINETQKEFQEENIDQALAFKQHAQFIKALEHEGIEVIKLPPQFTYPEQVFTRDIGFTLGNIVYVAELATGIRQGEEQILKSWLETNGISYFNLLKNHIEGGDVLIDGKTIYIGISERTDETSVKHLQTLLPEYDVIAIPFIETFLHLDCVFNIISPTEALIFPESFTKKEMDILASRYDMIEVTKEEQFTLGTNVLSIGNKKLFSLPCNKQVNRQLRERGYEVIEVDISEIIKSGGSFRCCTMPLLRTTNKKTDSA; encoded by the coding sequence ATGGTAAACAAAATAAACGAAGAACTGGAAGCTTATTGCGCGAGTGAATACTCAAAGCTATCACGGGTGATCGTCTGTGAACCACGTTATATGGAAATCCGGGAGATCATTAACGAAACACAAAAAGAGTTTCAAGAAGAAAATATCGATCAGGCACTTGCCTTTAAGCAGCATGCCCAATTTATAAAGGCTCTTGAACATGAAGGGATTGAAGTCATAAAACTTCCGCCACAATTTACATATCCAGAACAAGTTTTCACGAGGGATATCGGTTTTACTCTTGGCAATATCGTATACGTTGCTGAATTGGCAACAGGTATCAGGCAGGGTGAAGAACAAATATTGAAATCCTGGCTCGAAACGAATGGTATTTCATATTTCAACCTCCTCAAAAATCATATTGAGGGCGGGGATGTCCTTATTGACGGAAAGACCATCTATATTGGAATCAGTGAAAGAACGGATGAAACATCCGTCAAGCATCTTCAAACCCTATTACCGGAATACGATGTCATCGCGATTCCTTTCATTGAAACATTCCTTCATTTAGATTGTGTTTTCAATATCATATCACCGACAGAGGCGCTTATTTTTCCGGAGTCCTTTACAAAAAAAGAGATGGATATATTAGCTTCACGTTATGACATGATTGAAGTGACTAAAGAAGAACAATTCACATTAGGAACCAACGTGCTTTCAATTGGGAATAAAAAATTATTCAGTCTACCATGTAATAAACAGGTAAATCGTCAGCTTCGTGAACGTGGATACGAAGTCATTGAAGTCGATATAAGCGAAATCATCAAGTCCGGTGGCTCTTTCCGCTGTTGCACCATGCCGCTATTGAGGACAACGAATAAGAAGACTGATTCAGCCTGA
- a CDS encoding YheC/YheD family protein: MLIGLMAASDTHENNYFTEIAKTAKSFNMKVCKFSPENIDMNLKKVRGERFDAENETWIATSFDLPDFVYDRCFHGLVRESTETRHKIDWLKDNSNFLGLGLPGKWEVYQILKNHPHLQAFFPETVQVTTPEDITGHLERLDKIIIKPEFGAGGTGIYLLSKTEDGTLVSMTKKGTKYDRPFSSKSQLNKWLQHLLNRYRYLCQPYLELCNQNNEPFDLRIFLQKNEKNQWMERGRGIRTGQKDGITSNLATGGEAIPLETFNKRNPETISIAVEQKIQHILRTLPVETEAVFERLFELGIDLGIDKKGQLWIMDINSKPGRKIIQALQPETMKDIHRAPFQYSQYLSEHLQKAGE, encoded by the coding sequence GTGTTAATAGGATTAATGGCCGCGTCGGATACACATGAAAACAACTACTTCACCGAAATAGCCAAAACCGCGAAATCATTTAATATGAAAGTTTGTAAATTCTCACCTGAAAATATTGATATGAATCTGAAAAAAGTGCGTGGCGAGCGTTTTGATGCCGAGAATGAAACTTGGATTGCCACATCTTTTGATTTACCTGATTTTGTATATGATCGCTGTTTTCACGGATTAGTTCGTGAATCAACGGAAACGCGACACAAAATCGATTGGTTAAAGGATAACTCGAATTTCTTAGGACTGGGCCTTCCTGGTAAGTGGGAAGTGTACCAAATCCTAAAAAACCATCCACACCTGCAGGCATTTTTTCCAGAGACCGTACAAGTGACGACACCTGAAGATATTACCGGTCATTTGGAACGCCTGGATAAAATCATCATCAAACCTGAATTCGGTGCAGGCGGTACAGGAATCTATCTCCTTTCAAAAACCGAAGACGGCACTTTGGTATCCATGACGAAAAAGGGCACCAAATATGACCGCCCATTCTCCTCCAAATCTCAGCTTAACAAATGGCTGCAGCATTTATTAAATCGATACCGTTACCTTTGCCAGCCATATTTGGAACTTTGCAACCAAAATAACGAGCCATTCGATTTACGGATTTTCCTTCAAAAAAACGAGAAGAATCAATGGATGGAACGGGGCCGCGGAATTCGTACAGGACAAAAAGACGGAATTACTTCAAATCTTGCCACAGGCGGAGAAGCCATTCCATTAGAGACTTTCAACAAAAGAAACCCGGAAACGATTTCGATTGCTGTCGAACAAAAGATTCAGCATATCCTTCGCACCCTGCCCGTAGAAACCGAAGCTGTCTTTGAAAGATTATTCGAATTGGGGATTGATCTAGGCATCGATAAAAAAGGCCAATTATGGATCATGGACATTAACTCGAAGCCTGGAAGGAAAATCATTCAGGCACTACAGCCGGAGACCATGAAAGATATTCATCGCGCACCGTTTCAATATAGCCAGTATTTATCCGAACATCTTCAGAAAGCAGGTGAATAG
- a CDS encoding transcriptional regulator SplA domain-containing protein — protein sequence MERKNPMGVINAKEVQVGDEVFVIYNNPHVPTVSNIRAAEIVPHPKDPNAVALFLNDTFHTIEDDDALFTSEAAAEKAYSDYMYNQDQMT from the coding sequence ATGGAAAGGAAGAATCCAATGGGTGTAATTAATGCAAAAGAAGTGCAAGTCGGTGATGAGGTGTTTGTGATTTATAATAATCCCCATGTTCCCACCGTTTCGAATATAAGGGCAGCGGAAATTGTTCCGCATCCCAAAGACCCCAATGCAGTTGCCTTGTTCCTGAACGATACATTTCATACGATTGAGGATGATGATGCTTTGTTCACTTCGGAAGCCGCAGCGGAAAAAGCATACAGTGATTATATGTATAACCAGGACCAGATGACATGA
- a CDS encoding YheC/YheD family protein, whose protein sequence is MNIFYDIPTENWYHNHENAELFAGSAEEEIRYKKDHSNQPLIPITIFPGNRMLAVGILTVSNPKKESGLGGNLTLFRDLSLYLLKHGILAYVFTGNALHPDSLRGYVFSSISNKWIECKVPFPDIVYNRIPSRSYEASEEFQHLITHFKDYRMNLFNPCFIDKYVMFEALNEDGFLTNHLPPTTVLRNSDCLYAFLETYRHIYLKPCKGSQGKGIYTIIKNDDDTLLFNSLKHSESFPDFASFWETKKRDLLIRSYLAQQAIRPKKLFGHRYDYRILVHYEKGFYKVTGKAVRMSQTQEITTHTPRGGKLFPYQDLQSRSLNLKLANIAQKCGEILSKKIGFLGEFSIDIGEDESGSLFIYEVNSKPMQFDEVEIETNRLLHLKNLFIELTFPNLTIK, encoded by the coding sequence ATGAACATTTTTTACGATATCCCCACTGAAAATTGGTACCACAATCATGAGAATGCTGAACTTTTCGCCGGCTCTGCCGAAGAGGAAATCCGCTATAAAAAGGACCATTCGAATCAACCCCTAATTCCAATCACGATATTTCCGGGTAACCGGATGCTTGCCGTAGGAATTTTAACTGTTTCCAATCCCAAAAAGGAATCAGGTTTGGGAGGAAACCTGACCCTTTTTCGGGACCTATCATTATATTTATTAAAACATGGAATATTAGCGTATGTATTCACAGGAAATGCCCTTCATCCCGATTCGTTGAGGGGGTATGTTTTTTCCTCCATTTCAAACAAGTGGATCGAATGTAAAGTACCCTTCCCTGACATCGTCTATAACCGTATCCCCTCGAGGAGCTATGAGGCGTCAGAGGAATTCCAACATCTTATCACTCACTTTAAAGATTACCGAATGAATCTATTCAACCCCTGTTTTATAGATAAATATGTGATGTTCGAAGCATTAAATGAAGATGGATTCCTCACAAATCACCTTCCACCCACAACGGTCTTACGGAACAGCGATTGCCTTTATGCTTTCCTGGAGACCTACAGACATATATACCTTAAACCCTGCAAAGGAAGCCAAGGGAAGGGCATTTATACCATAATCAAAAATGATGATGATACACTATTGTTCAATAGCTTAAAGCATAGTGAGTCCTTCCCGGATTTCGCATCATTCTGGGAAACAAAAAAAAGGGATTTATTAATAAGGAGCTATCTTGCTCAACAGGCGATCAGACCAAAAAAACTTTTTGGACATCGTTATGATTACCGGATTCTCGTCCATTATGAAAAAGGTTTTTATAAAGTGACCGGTAAAGCGGTAAGGATGTCACAAACTCAGGAAATCACCACCCACACTCCCCGAGGTGGTAAGCTTTTTCCTTATCAAGACCTGCAATCAAGAAGCCTGAATCTAAAATTAGCGAATATCGCCCAAAAATGCGGAGAGATACTATCGAAAAAAATCGGGTTTCTCGGAGAGTTTTCCATTGATATAGGGGAAGACGAATCGGGCTCGCTCTTCATATATGAAGTGAACTCAAAGCCCATGCAATTCGATGAGGTGGAAATTGAAACAAACAGGCTTTTGCATTTAAAAAATCTTTTTATTGAATTAACTTTTCCCAACCTGACAATAAAATAA
- a CDS encoding Cof-type HAD-IIB family hydrolase — translation MVYRLLAVNIDGTLLQSNGRLNKSTKEAIDYVHQKGVHVALVTSRNYHSAKKVAKALKINPMIVAQQGAFVGASIEKPIMVKRISEELTVELVQMLEKTTCQILLIHEKYSLGNRVNLPENLLGKSVMYLNDQNIYAQNYVDDISEELIDQPMAPTKMDVIFSEKIDRNDMLKLIKKMFPEVDVILHPGHKMTIVPKGVSKWSGVLYLADHLEVRRTEIVSIGDGLDDMEMIAGSGLGVAMGNADEEVRKVAKWVTRSNDQDGVAYMLREFFRKQHPIEFLQKMNMLK, via the coding sequence ATGGTATATCGACTACTTGCGGTCAATATCGACGGGACATTGCTCCAGTCGAATGGCCGTTTAAATAAATCGACTAAAGAAGCAATAGATTATGTTCACCAAAAAGGTGTCCATGTTGCACTTGTGACGTCAAGAAACTATCACTCAGCAAAAAAAGTGGCCAAAGCCCTAAAAATAAATCCAATGATCGTTGCTCAGCAAGGAGCCTTTGTCGGAGCTTCAATAGAAAAGCCGATAATGGTAAAAAGAATATCGGAAGAACTGACTGTAGAGCTCGTGCAAATGCTTGAAAAGACCACGTGCCAAATATTGCTCATTCATGAAAAGTACTCGCTGGGCAATCGGGTGAACCTTCCGGAGAATTTGCTAGGTAAATCGGTTATGTATTTGAATGATCAAAATATTTATGCTCAAAATTATGTCGACGATATCAGTGAAGAGCTTATTGACCAGCCGATGGCCCCGACGAAGATGGATGTAATATTTTCAGAAAAAATTGATCGAAATGATATGTTGAAATTGATAAAAAAAATGTTCCCTGAAGTGGATGTAATATTACATCCGGGACATAAAATGACAATCGTTCCGAAGGGGGTTTCTAAATGGAGTGGTGTATTGTATTTAGCTGACCATTTAGAGGTGAGAAGAACGGAAATCGTCTCGATTGGTGATGGATTGGATGATATGGAGATGATTGCCGGTTCTGGTCTGGGAGTTGCCATGGGCAATGCGGATGAGGAAGTAAGGAAAGTGGCAAAATGGGTGACGCGCTCCAATGATCAAGATGGTGTTGCCTATATGCTGAGGGAATTTTTCCGGAAACAGCATCCAATCGAATTTTTACAAAAGATGAATATGCTTAAGTGA
- a CDS encoding YlbF family regulator, with translation MSNVYDAAYEMEKAIRASNEYADLQRLYDLVNSDEATKGMFENFRNLQMSLQQKQMMGQEISPEEVEQAQKTVQLVQQNPTISQLMEAEQRMSMVIADLNKIIMKPLEDLYGLPEQQQ, from the coding sequence ATGAGTAACGTATATGATGCAGCGTATGAAATGGAAAAGGCGATTAGGGCAAGTAATGAATATGCCGATTTGCAACGCTTATATGATCTTGTCAATTCTGATGAAGCAACAAAAGGAATGTTTGAAAACTTCCGTAATCTGCAAATGTCATTGCAGCAAAAGCAAATGATGGGACAGGAGATTTCACCGGAAGAAGTTGAGCAAGCACAAAAGACGGTACAGCTTGTCCAACAAAACCCAACCATTTCACAATTGATGGAAGCTGAACAACGGATGAGCATGGTCATTGCAGACCTCAATAAAATTATCATGAAGCCGCTTGAAGATTTATATGGCTTGCCTGAACAACAGCAATAA